GGATATGTCGAATCTGGAATGCTTACAAAAGCCGAATATCTTGACATGGCCCAGAGAACCTATAATTGGATGGACAACTATGCAAGTGCACCTAACTTTATCGGCATCACAACACCTGGAGTCCCTGATTTATCCCCTGAAACGGCTTTGAGGATCTATACGAAAATCTTAACATATTACAATACCACGGGAGAACTACCAGAGACAATAAATTTTTAAAATGGGGTTGTAGTAATGTCATAGAAGGATGATAACCTTCTAACTACTGGGATAGAGGATTTTAAAAAATCCATTGGGGTATATTATCCTTTTCTAGCCGATGATGGTTGTCATCGCGCGTGTCCGGGATCCGAGGAAAGGAAAGATACTATCAGGATGGATGAAATCAACCCTACAGGGCCTGAAATATCACAGACTCCTCGAACCAACTAAAGAAGGAGAAGAAGTAGAGATCCAAAGAAGAAATACTATGATGAAATGACTGAGGATAGAAGCAGAGATAGAACTCATTAAAGGAGATTATGACCAAGAAAAAAATTGGAATAGGCGGGGGAAGAATAATGGTGCTTCTATTGCTTTTCTCTTGGTCAGTTCCAGGATGATCTGTAATATGTCCCTGTTTTTTTGTAGTTTTTCAACTTCACATAGCTTCATGCAAATATCAGGTGGTCTAGCTTGTTATGGGAACGCTTAGGGGGGAACTTCATCAAAAGGTAGGAATAGGGACGAAAACATTGCCCCCATCTGCCTAAATTTCTAAAAAAGTTCACTTCTTTATTTTTAACGATTTTATAATTATCATCTGCAACCCCATCGGAAAGGAGATTACACGTGACTAAAAAGACCCTGCCACCCTTCACAAAGACATAGATATAAAGGGGGTTCATCTAAATAATATTGAGTATACTCCACATCACCAAGGTTCCCCTTATCTGCTACACCAAGAGTCCAAGAAGAAACATTATATTCAACATCCTCTAATGGAACATTCTTAGAAAAAAAAACTTACCATGTGTTTTCCTTCCTTATCCTTAAGCACAACAGATTCAAGAACTTTCAGCAAGATCAACATCGTGGATTGTGACATTCAAGTCTTTTTGGTATTCGAAGGAAATATAGTCTCCTGAAAATGTGGTTGTACCAGGATTCGAAATAGTATATAATCCATATGCGATAATGGCAAGTAAAACTAATCCTGCAATTACTTTACCTGCACCTAACACAAACTCCCTCCAAAAGAGCATCATCAAATTAGAGAGGCTTAGATGGTACCATATGTAAACCTAATATATAACTTTTAGTCTCCCAGGCTAAACCTGGGGATACATTCCTGTTACAAATCGAAATTTACTCTCACACCCCGAAAAATCAACCCACTAAATATTAAATCCTGGAAAGGTATATCATTCATTACAAATCGAAATTTAGTGTCTAAACATTCTGGTAAGGCAAGATTTAACTTTGATCGAAATCTTACAAATAATGTAAATAATAAGTGTGGACTGTTACAGGAAAATATTGTTTTATAAGGTTTGGGGATGCGCCGCCTAAAATTCATCTCTTGACAAAAAAATAAAAGGTGAATTTATGGACAAAACAACAAAAGCCCTTTTTGTAGCCTGTTTTGTCCTAGCAACAGCCCTAGGATTCACCACAGGACCACTCCTCCAAGAAAAACCAATCCTCCCATCCAAAACCACAAAAAATACAACAATCACGAATAACCCTAACAAAACTACAAGTAATCTAAACAATACTAACCAGGATAAAGAGGATCTTGTGACATTCCCATCAGGGTATCTAATTCATGTAGGTGAAGCACACCCAATATGTCCCTTCTGCGGCTCCACTGACACCTATCAGACCGGGACAGGACCAGTAGGAGACTACTGGTATTATTATTACCATTGTAATTCTTGTGGCAGGGACTTTGCAGAATACACAGAAAACGTATTCACATAACATGTCTAAAGAACATCATTACGGGCTTTTATGGCATCTATTATGAAAAATGCTGTTAAAGCTTCGGCCCAAATTATGCCTGCTAAAAGCCAGCCCATGGCAGGTGGCATAAACTGTGATCAAGGTTGCAATAAGTTGAGTAGCTACAATGGGCGATGAAAAGTTGTGGTGCTGGTCTGATCTCCCAGAAATGGCCTCTTGTCCTTGCCATGAACACTGTTAAATGGCCGGCGACAGAGAGTTTGAGATATATGAAGGATTGGAGGACTGGGAGGGATAATTGTAATATTCTAATCCCTAAATAAAGCACGAAAAAGGATTCTATAACGCCTAAAATTCCAAGGAATGTGGCTATGCTTAATATGGTTTTCAGATTCCATTTTTCTGGTTTATTTGAATATTTTACATTATCGTAGGCGATTGTCATGATGGGCGCGTCGTTTAATAGTGCTAGTAGAATTATCATCAGGGCGTTTACTGGATAAAATTGGAATATGAGAATGGATGATGTAATAAAAAAATAAAACCCTGATGGTTTCGGTTATTCGGTAAATGGAGTAATTATTCGTTTCGCATTTATTTTTTCTTTGGGGGCTCCTTGTAGTTTTTCGTGTGTTGTTTTGTCTATTTGCTGGTTGCATTCTATGCAAAATCTTGCAGCTTCAAGGTTTTTAATTCCACAGTTTGGGCAAATTTTCAACCTTTCAGAGGCTATAGATTCTTTTATAATCATTAGAAGATCTTAAACGAGATATACTGGGTTTTGCTGGTTATCGTATAACAGATGAAGGAATTCTTGGAGATGTGCAATATACTGAATTTTGGTCAGATCAAGTAGACCAGACTATTTATGTTTTCGAAAAGGATGGCAGAGTCCTCGAAATTCAATGTGACTTTGACACCGAGTGTAAAAATGTGGCGAAAGACACTATAAAATCCTTGAGAGTGAAGAACTGATCTCCCAGGGTGTAGCGCATAGTCCCATACTAAACCCGTACAAAAGGTTGTGAAAAAAAAAACAATGTTTTTGTAAGGAGGCCTTAAACCAGGTTTGAAAAAAAGAAGAAGATTCTACTCCTCCCTAACTCTTTCAATTACCCTAAATATATAGAATTCAAGTTTACAGACGAAATCCACACACTAACAGAAATCAAACTACACATTTTATGAAAAATCAATCAACTAAGTATTAAAATGCTGAAGGCTACATTCCTGTTTACAAGCGAAATTCACACACTCACTTTATTAGTGCATGATATTTAAGTCCTTATCCAACTTGCATATCTTATTTCAGAAAGGGGATTTTGCAAACAGGAGAAAATAAAGCTTTCACATTATGTTATGGGGAAACTTATCGGGTTTTCAATGTCCTGAAACCCCCTCCAACGCTCATTATAACTTAAACCGTTTAATGGGCCTCACAGCAAAATCCAAAAATTTCTTTGCTCACAATATCTTTCTCGCGAGATCTCAATACTAAAAATCTTCCCATCTTCTAAGATTAGATGGGCAGTCGGGGCATGTATGCCTCTTCCCTAATTTATATTTTTAGACCACGAAGATTACACAAACTTTTCTTAATCGAATCCATTTTCGGCGGGGTTCTGGCTCCTAATCATTTTCCTACCCTGTGTGTAATCTTGATTAAAATCAAACTGGAAAAGTGTCTAACCATACCTATGATGAGCGCACACCTTTTTTGGAGGGACGATGATTTAAAGGAAAACTTTGAAAAGTTGCCCTACAAACTACTTCACTGGATACTACTCCTCTATTGTTCCCTTTCTATTTTGATTTTTATTGGCATTTTCTTTCCTTTGAGGAATCTCCAAACAATCAACAAGATTATCAATACTATAAGCCATCCTGGTATCACTATAACCTGGCTTGTGGTTTCAAGCGGCCTTTGCGGATTATATATTCCATATTCTATCTTTGCATCTGCATGGTATATTCCAAGATCCCATAGGCCAGGCCGCCATGTGACAACATCAGTATATTCATCTCCGGGATAGACTCCTCCTTTAGAGTTGATTTTAGCGTTGGTGAACCATCCTTTTAAAGTTATTGTCCCTGTGAAGTTCTGGTAGGTGTTACCAGTATTTTTAAGTGTATACCGGAATTCTCCAGGTAATGGTGTTATAATTATAAGTGGGACTTTGAATTTTTCGAGTTTAAGAGATTCTTTGATGGGCCCTGGCAACCCGATGACGATAGGAACTATGACCTCTGCGCCTTGCATTATAACAAATTGTGTCCCGCCACCTTTAGCTTGGGGAGTCGACTTTGGAGTTGCCCTTATAACCAAAGCTCCTACAGAGTCCCTGTAATTGTAATTTGAGGGTACATTCACCTCAAAATGGACATCCTTATGTTCCTTTGGTCTTAGAGTGAATTTTGTCTCTTTGATTTTTATCCAGTCAGAGGCGCCGCCGTCAACAAGTAGTAGGTGTGTTTTATCCTTCAAGATCCTTTTCTTGTCAACGGTGACATCTATTGTCTCATTCCCAAAATTTTCCACTGTAACTTTCCCAGAGAAATGTGTAGTATTTTTTATTTCGAATCGCGTGGGTGAAACTAGCAAATTCACAGCAGAAACAGAGGACAAGAAAAACACCAATAATATTAAAGTTATAATTGCCCTTCTCATCCCTTTTTCACCTCAAAAAATAAAATAAGAAAATGGGAAATTATAAATTTTATGGTGTTGTTGGTTCTGTTCCACCTGCCTGGACAGCTGCATGGTATATCGTTGTCGTGTAAACTCCTGGTGGCGTTGCAAATGGCACAGTCAAGAAGAGGTCAACAGGCACTGTAAGGTGTGCTCCTTGTGATGGTGGACCCCAACCTGCTTTTACAAGCGCATAGGTAGTATCAAAGGCGGTTTTTTGAAGTGTGTCATTAGCATAACCATCATATTTAAGGTTATCTAATGCTATTTTATCGGCACCCTTTGTCAAGTCGCCTGCAGCCCTTACATAGAGGTCTATGGCCACGTTAGAATATGTGTGGACCTGTTCAGCAGTGTCTCCACCTTCCCAGCTTCTTTCGAAGTTGTCTGCAGGAACGTTACCTAAATTTATTGTACCATTTTCAGTGCCAGCCCATGTAGCTGTAATTGCGATTGTATCAGAAACATTGGCTTGTAAAGTTTGTGTAGTTGATTCTGATGCTTGTGCTGTTACTGGCTGGTAATAGGCCATGCCGACAATGGACATCATTATCGCAGCCAATAAGAATAGCGGGGCGAAACTCCGCATAAATCACACCCCCTTAATGCAAAGCTAGATTTCACTTAAAAAAAAAGTTTGTTGTGAAGATTCTCACAAGTTTTTAAAAGGTGATGATAGTGGAGTCCCTCCGCCTAAAAACTTTTATTTTTGATAAACTTCTAATTTGAATGGGGTGGCTTGGTAGATTCCTTGGCATTGGCAAGGCGATTTTCTATATATGTTTCGATTTGAAAACAAGTATTACTAAATTTCAGATAGGATTCCACCCATGAAGGAGACACTAAACTTCGACTTGTAAAAAAAGATGTAAAAAGTGGGGGGTGCATAAAAGGGAGTAGATTTCGACTTGAAAAATTACATGACCATGGGATACACACACCAAATTTCGACTTGAAAAACTTGTAAACTAAGATAAAAAAACAAATAAAAAATGAAGATTCTATTTCATGCCAATAAAATGCAAATAGAATGATAGTTTTTGATTTAAAGCTTGTAGAAAATATCTTATGTAATTATTATATATATTATATATATATTTTACTGTTACATAAGATATATAATATTCGCCTTGCGAAACCCACTTTCAAATCGAAATTTAGTGTCTGTCACGTGGTGGGGGTACATTCCTGTTACAAATCGAAATCCACTGCTTATCACTATAGGCAGGGGAGATATAGCCTATGTTTACAGACGAAATCCACACACTAACAGAAATCAAACCATCACTTTTATGAAAAATTAATTCACTAAATATTAAATGTTGGGAGAGTATTTTATTACAATCATTACAAGTCAAAAAAATGAGGGAGAGTAAATTTGTAACAGAAATTGTATTCCCAGTAGATTAGCTTGGGAGACTAAATTTCAAGGTGAAAAAATGGAATTGCTGCCTCACACACGTCTTAAGCTTGAAGAAGCCAAACATTTCTATAAATGTATGAAAAAGGCATCAGAGGACCATAAAGGAAATCTCTTCTTTTTTAATTTCAGCGCATTTGTTTCTGCATGGAAGTCAATTGTCAACGACAAATCTTATTTTTTAGCAAATGAAATCTATGGAGAACTCAAGAAATATTACAGAAAGGAAGAAGTTAAGAAATTCAGAGATGAAATTGTAAAAAAGGTTTTTAATAATTTAGAAAAGGATGAAAAAGAAGTTAAAGATGTCTTGGCGGACTTAAGGAATTTGGTAGTTCATAGGAGATTTCCTGATGATCTTAAAATTAAAGTAGAAATGGAAGACTCGCTCGCTCTAAAAGAAAAATGCACTTATAGAATTACATTTTCTACCATGTTTGGAACATATGAGGTATCTGGCAATTTTAATGAGGAAGAAATTTCTAAACAAAAAAGACATTTAAAGAGAGAAAATGATGAAGACAAAGTGTGGATGATATTCTGTACAAAAGATGGAAGAAGAAATATTCTTGACATTTCTAAAAAAGGACTAAATATAGCAGAAAAGGTCGTCGAAGAATGTGAAAAAAGATTGTCTAAAAAACTGAAAAAACATTCCCAATCATGGACTGATTATAAAGCTAAATGGAGCATATGCAATAAAACCTTTTCCGGGCCCATAGATAAAAAGAATATCTCTTTTAAAAGCGTTTTTGATGACCGTTTCGTCAATGTGTTGTATGCAAAACATAAAGACACTATAGTTACACTTCTCGATTCTCATATTCCATACGTTCAGTGCCTTCTAGGAGAAACGCAATTAATGGAAGTAAAAATAGAGGAGCTGTCACCTAAGTTTATGATTGTAGGAGGCGCATTTAGAGAAGAGGAAATTAAATTTGACTGGCTAGAAACAATAATTCCAAATATTCAGTGTGAAATGGAGCCTATAAAGGTGCCATTTAATGGTCATACAATCTCGATCTCATTTTCAGAGAAAAAGATTTCAATTAAACTGATTACTTCAAAACCAATGAACCTACAAGAATCTACAAAGATTATACGTAATATCCAAGAAGTGCTTTCTATTTTATTCGACACACCTATCTACACCTGAATTTTGTGGGAGAAATAGACAGTAAAGAGGTTGAAGTTTATGGTAGATTTCCTAAACCAATAGAACCAACGGATAGATGGAAAATTTTTGATGTATGTCAAATTATTAAGGATGATGAAATTAAATCCATTTTTGACTCTTTTTCCAAAAAATGGGAAAAATGGGACGATCTTTTATCTTTTTACATTGATGCTTCATTTTTTGTAAATCATGCCAAGCTACAGCTTTTTATGTACGTGGCCGGGCTTGAACGTTGGCATGACGAACAATTCCCCAAAGAGAATGTATACATACTTGAAAAGTTAAAGAGGACGAAGGATAAAATTGGTATTGTTTATGAAAGAGTTTTTGATCGATTTGGAGAGGAGCTTAAAGAAGGCTTGGAAGAACTTTGGAACGGCGATTATGAACAATTCTTAGACAAATTTTTCGAACGCGCAAAGGATACAAGGAATGCAATAGCACATGCTTCAATAGCACATCCTTCAAGGAAGAAGCATGTATTTGAAAAACCTGAAGAGTTTATCAAGGCAAATGAGCTATTACGTTTAATATTTAGGGCATGTCTGTTGGAAATCACAAGATTAAAAGAAGAAAGAATCGCTGAAATCCTTATTGGAGAAGAAAAAAACACTCGGATTAAATAGACCCAGAGAATATTATGACAAGATTCCAGAAGATAAAATAGAAAAAGCATTGGGAGGATTTGGAGATAATAAGGAAAATTTACTTAACAATGTCAAGGATAAGGACTTTGCTAACTTTATATGTATTTTTTTCAAGGCTGCAACTTATACAAGACATTTGATAGCACATGGCGGGAAACTGAATAAGGAACTTAGATGTCCCCATAAATTTAAAGACGAAGACAAGGTATACCCCACAATATGCTCTAATAATTACCTCTTCGAAAATGAATTACTTAAATTGATATTAAGAGCTTGCCTACTAAAAACCCTAGGCGTGGAAGAAATCGTGGAAATCATTGAAAGTACCCAAGAAGATGATCTAAAATTAGCTATCCGTGGAACTCATTATCCATGGCTGAATTAAAGTAACTTCTTTTCTATTTCCTCCTTTTCACTTTCACTGAAACCATAAAGCTTATAGACAAGCTCGTCTATTTTCTCGTCAACTTCTCTGATTTTATCATCTAGTACTTGCAGACTCATGGTTTTAGCAGGTGAATCTTTGAAATCTTTTTTCTCGTATTCTTTTTTGAGGATTTCCATCAAGGCTTTTATGTTCTCAACGTCTCTTTTTTTGTTTCTTGTGGACCTTGGAACTTTTATGTCTTCTAGTAGGGTTTCAAGGATCTTTTTCTGGCTCCTGTAGGCCTTCTTTTTACCCTCCACAGCAGATGCTATTGCAAAATGGAAAAACTCCTTTATCACGGGATCTTCAAAGACTATTTGTATCACATCTTCTACTAGACCGTCATCATAACCTACAGAAATTATCAGAGAATCTCCATAACCCTTAACCTTATAAAATCTTGGAAGGCCCACCTTTTCATCATCTATTAACCTCTTCGTTTCAACCAAGTTGATAGAATAATCAGGAGCATTCTTGGGTTTGAGATATTGGCCTAGAGGACTATTCATCCTACCCTGGCCTATATTTTCAACAAGAGCCCTAAAAGATTTAATAAGAAATTGCCTTTGCTTATTCAAAACCAAAATCTGATCAACAAAACCTTCTATCTTCTCCACAAGGTTTTTATTTTCTTTTGTAATGGGGGGAACGGGAATACGTTCAACATATTGGTTTGAAAGTAAAAATCCCTTGTCTCCGTATTGATGAACATAAGTTCTAACATAAAAATCTACTAATTTTGAATTTAAAACCCCAACTAAAAACTTGATATTAGCATTTGTCATAAAAGCCATTGAATCTAAGGCATATAAGCCCTTTGGAACTAAAGAAAACGAAAATCGCTGTGTTATTCTTTGCCATACGATTTTTTCCTTTTCAAATTCTTGTAAATATTCTTCTGTTGGGTTATTATCCAATTCCAACCAATGGTGTTGGCCTGGATAATCTCTACTCTTTTGACTTTCACCAGCGCGGGTGTATCTGCATTGTCCTCTATTTTTCAGCTCTTTTTCGTACTTTGATAAATGTTTTACAATTGAAGGATAAAGATGTGCTTCTTTATAAAAACCAAATTTTGCTAAGATTATCCAAATATCCTTCCAATTATAATAATAACGCTTTATATCCCTTCCTCTTAAGACTGGTTTGATTATCTTTTCTGTTCTTTTTCTCTCGTCTTCTGTCCTGCAAGCATCTAATATTTCTCTTCTTTTCTGGCCGTTGATGATGAAAGCCTCATTAAAACCTGTTTTGATGCCATAGTAAATATTTATATTCCATTCTTTTAGTGGTTTGCCAATCTTTTCTATCTTTTCTTTTATCTTGAAGGTTTTTTCTGGTTCGAAGGTCCATGTTTTCTCGTCTAGGTGTTCTTGTGGCATGTAGAAGCTTTCGTTGACTTTTATTTTGTCTTTGCGCGTGGGGGGTTTGTTTTCTATTACTATCACGGCGGGGTCTACTGTGGCGTCTTTGAATACTTTTGTGCCTGTGTAGTCATAGTATTTTTTGATTGTGAAGTTGTTTTGGATCCATTTTCTTATTGGCTGGCCATATTTTGCTCTGGTGTATTTGTTGGATGTTATGAATGAGAATAGTCCTTTTTTGTTTAGGAATTTTAGGCTTCTTTCCATGAAGTAGGTGTAGAGGTCGGCTGTGCCTGTATAAGTCTCGTATTGGTCTTTGAGGTATGGTTTTATGTTTTTTATTTTTTCTTGTCTCCTGTAGGGTGGGTTTCCAATGATGACATCGAAGCCTCCGTTTTCTTTTAGGTTTCCTTCTTTGTCATAGAATACTTCGGGGAATTCGAGTTCATAGTTGAATGGTTTGTGTTCGTTTGGGTTTTCGAAATATTCATAAAGATTCTCGTTTATTTTCTCTTCTAGGTCTTCTCTTATTTTTTTGTATTCTTTTTCGAGTTTATTCTTCTTTTCCGGGTCTTCTTCCCTTTTTATTTTTTCTCTCAACCTTATCATTCTTTTTATTTCTTTAGCATGCTCTAGTAATTCTTTTTTGTTTTCGACTCCTGTTATGATGGAGTTTCCAACTTTTATATTTTCTTCGAGGATTAGTGGCAGTTTTTCCCCTCTTTTCAAGGCTTTTAACATTAGGTTTATTGAGGCTATCTCGGCTGCTGCCTTGTCTAAATCGACACCATAAAGGTTCTTTTTCAATATCTTCCATCTATAATTTTTCAGTGGCCTGTCTAGTTCATTGAGGATGTTGGCATCTGTTATTTTAACATGTTTGCCCTGGTTTTCTTTTCGGATCTTCTCTTTGATTTTTTCTATTTTTTTCTTGTATTTCTTGTAGTATTTTTCGAAGAAGTCGTAGGCTTTGATTAGGAATGATCCTGAACCGCATGCAAGGTCAAGAACCTTAATATCCTCGATCCCATTGAACCTTTTAATGGCCTCATCATATTCTCCATTGTCTAGTAGTCTGCTTACTTCTTTCCAGATTTTCTCTAGTTTAATTCCTAGTGTGTTTTCAACGATGTATTCTACAACGTGTGTTGGTGTGTAGTATATTCCCATGCCTTTCCTTGCCTCTTCATCTGACTCCAACTTTATCTTACCATCTTCTTCTTTGAGTTTGGTTGCGAGGTAGGCCTCATAGGTGTTCCCGAGGATGTCTGATTTGAATTTTCTGAAATTCTGCATGTAAAGCTCTTCTATTATACTTGCAAGTATACCGTCATCGATTCTCTTGAGTATCTCGTCTATCTTCTCGTTTTTTTCGAAGATCTTTGTGTTGTGTATCTTGTCAAAACCATCAAAGAAACCTATCAATAATGATGATAAATCAACATAATCTGTACCTTTGTAAGAATCTAGGAGTCTTTTGAGTTGGTCTGGTTTGTCAAGGACCCATTTGTCCTCAGCATACCTTATCACGACAAGTCTGTCCAATATTCTCTGAACATAAAAGTTTATCTCCTCAAAATCCATCTCCGGGAACTTCTCATTTATTTCCCTTGCAAGGAGCATTCTCCACTGCCTCATCAAGTTCAAGAATTCTTCATCGATATCTGGCCTCTCTATCCTCTCCTGGATCTTGTCTATCTCGCCACCTTTAACGTTCTCCTTGGATAAGAGGATTATGTCGTCTATTCTTTCAAGGTATTCTTCAGGTTTTTCAATGTCGAGGACAACTTCTCCTGTATAAGCGTTAAATAGCCTGAACTTTTCAAAATTTGTCAAGGCAGCCCATTTCACCTCAAGGTCTCTTCCTGCATAATTCAAAGCTTGC
This DNA window, taken from Methanothermobacter tenebrarum, encodes the following:
- a CDS encoding zinc-ribbon domain-containing protein, giving the protein MKICPNCGIKNLEAARFCIECNQQIDKTTHEKLQGAPKEKINAKRIITPFTE
- a CDS encoding HEPN domain-containing protein codes for the protein MGEIDSKEVEVYGRFPKPIEPTDRWKIFDVCQIIKDDEIKSIFDSFSKKWEKWDDLLSFYIDASFFVNHAKLQLFMYVAGLERWHDEQFPKENVYILEKLKRTKDKIGIVYERVFDRFGEELKEGLEELWNGDYEQFLDKFFERAKDTRNAIAHASIAHPSRKKHVFEKPEEFIKANELLRLIFRACLLEITRLKEERIAEILIGEEKNTRIK
- a CDS encoding Eco57I restriction-modification methylase domain-containing protein, whose translation is MELLKVKEEMTELIEKYEGIDDKRSYSEANVRKDFIDPFFKILGWNVRDSNEYNAEEYVRGRGYVDIALKIDNRPVIFVEAKKFGAIPRREPQTTLYGNVTIDWTDEERQALNYAGRDLEVKWAALTNFEKFRLFNAYTGEVVLDIEKPEEYLERIDDIILLSKENVKGGEIDKIQERIERPDIDEEFLNLMRQWRMLLAREINEKFPEMDFEEINFYVQRILDRLVVIRYAEDKWVLDKPDQLKRLLDSYKGTDYVDLSSLLIGFFDGFDKIHNTKIFEKNEKIDEILKRIDDGILASIIEELYMQNFRKFKSDILGNTYEAYLATKLKEEDGKIKLESDEEARKGMGIYYTPTHVVEYIVENTLGIKLEKIWKEVSRLLDNGEYDEAIKRFNGIEDIKVLDLACGSGSFLIKAYDFFEKYYKKYKKKIEKIKEKIRKENQGKHVKITDANILNELDRPLKNYRWKILKKNLYGVDLDKAAAEIASINLMLKALKRGEKLPLILEENIKVGNSIITGVENKKELLEHAKEIKRMIRLREKIKREEDPEKKNKLEKEYKKIREDLEEKINENLYEYFENPNEHKPFNYELEFPEVFYDKEGNLKENGGFDVIIGNPPYRRQEKIKNIKPYLKDQYETYTGTADLYTYFMERSLKFLNKKGLFSFITSNKYTRAKYGQPIRKWIQNNFTIKKYYDYTGTKVFKDATVDPAVIVIENKPPTRKDKIKVNESFYMPQEHLDEKTWTFEPEKTFKIKEKIEKIGKPLKEWNINIYYGIKTGFNEAFIINGQKRREILDACRTEDERKRTEKIIKPVLRGRDIKRYYYNWKDIWIILAKFGFYKEAHLYPSIVKHLSKYEKELKNRGQCRYTRAGESQKSRDYPGQHHWLELDNNPTEEYLQEFEKEKIVWQRITQRFSFSLVPKGLYALDSMAFMTNANIKFLVGVLNSKLVDFYVRTYVHQYGDKGFLLSNQYVERIPVPPITKENKNLVEKIEGFVDQILVLNKQRQFLIKSFRALVENIGQGRMNSPLGQYLKPKNAPDYSINLVETKRLIDDEKVGLPRFYKVKGYGDSLIISVGYDDGLVEDVIQIVFEDPVIKEFFHFAIASAVEGKKKAYRSQKKILETLLEDIKVPRSTRNKKRDVENIKALMEILKKEYEKKDFKDSPAKTMSLQVLDDKIREVDEKIDELVYKLYGFSESEKEEIEKKLL